A genomic segment from Methanoplanus limicola DSM 2279 encodes:
- a CDS encoding transcriptional regulator — translation MKHPVCNITTCDEIVRDYLPYIRAELVCRLVHDRGIPQVKVAKWMGISRSAVSQYLNKKRGCRDIEISAELSIIIDSWAEGVISGEGAVTICDICRCVYMMKEKSGYLIESDNYPE, via the coding sequence ATGAAGCATCCTGTCTGCAATATCACGACCTGTGATGAGATCGTCAGAGATTATCTCCCTTACATAAGAGCTGAGTTAGTCTGCCGGCTTGTGCATGATCGTGGTATTCCACAGGTTAAAGTAGCAAAGTGGATGGGTATTTCCCGTTCAGCAGTGTCGCAGTATCTGAATAAAAAGAGAGGATGCAGGGATATTGAGATCTCTGCGGAGCTCAGCATAATTATAGATTCGTGGGCGGAAGGTGTTATCAGTGGTGAAGGAGCTGTTACTATATGTGATATCTGCCGTTGCGTCTATATGATGAAAGAAAAATCCGGCTATCTTATTGAATCTGATAATTATCCGGAATAA
- a CDS encoding MarR family transcriptional regulator — translation MTVVNGVNKVRLPPSARTVLNLLEDGEPRTFKDMTEEAEIAPRTIRYALKRLKENGYIIEKFNFRDARQVLYQKKILTEDSSEAATA, via the coding sequence ATGACAGTTGTTAACGGTGTGAACAAAGTTCGGCTCCCTCCATCGGCAAGAACGGTTCTCAACCTGCTTGAAGATGGCGAGCCCAGAACATTCAAGGACATGACTGAAGAGGCAGAAATTGCCCCGAGAACCATACGCTACGCATTAAAGCGCCTGAAAGAGAATGGGTATATCATTGAAAAATTCAATTTCCGTGATGCCCGTCAGGTTCTTTACCAGAAGAAAATTCTTACTGAGGATTCATCTGAAGCGGCTACAGCATGA